One window of Alteriqipengyuania lutimaris genomic DNA carries:
- a CDS encoding glycosyltransferase: MTRRRGILFCMRYADDEGFVWRTVVKVRDRVAGLLTDYDCHVAFPQLTGNSAHAIANMRPVELDAYTLAPADKAKLRAFVDQHDIAAIVYMSALPTMLDMAFLHSLGVKTINTEQDSFDHRIRDSFVRRAAKFVVRRGLKRQLHDLHIANSHSQRDWLQDYALIPPARLTVAANGVDCDHFTPAERRETRDRLEVICAGQARSEKRVDMILRVAARIFAQPEFDHVRFTYVGAGPMLEEWQRLARELGIADRVHFAGHQSDLLPFYREADLMVHAAERESFGLVLAEAMACGLPVVASAAAGPSEIVADGETGRLIALDDEDGFVEAVEAYLRDPALIARHGAAARARAVDRFSMERQVRDMAAAIAGALRT; encoded by the coding sequence ATGACCAGACGGAGGGGCATCCTGTTCTGCATGCGCTATGCCGATGACGAGGGCTTCGTCTGGCGCACGGTGGTGAAGGTGCGAGACCGGGTGGCGGGGCTGCTCACCGACTACGACTGCCACGTCGCCTTCCCGCAGCTGACCGGCAACTCGGCGCATGCAATCGCGAACATGCGGCCGGTCGAGCTGGACGCCTACACGCTCGCGCCCGCCGACAAGGCGAAGCTGCGCGCCTTCGTCGACCAGCACGATATCGCCGCCATCGTCTATATGAGCGCGCTGCCGACCATGCTCGACATGGCCTTCCTGCACTCGCTGGGCGTGAAGACGATCAATACCGAGCAGGACAGCTTCGATCATCGCATCCGCGATTCCTTCGTCCGACGCGCGGCGAAGTTCGTGGTGCGGCGCGGGTTGAAGCGCCAGCTGCACGATCTGCACATCGCCAATTCGCATTCGCAGCGCGACTGGCTGCAGGACTATGCGCTGATCCCGCCGGCCCGGCTGACGGTCGCCGCCAATGGCGTCGACTGCGATCACTTCACCCCGGCGGAGAGACGCGAAACCCGCGATCGGCTCGAGGTCATATGCGCCGGCCAGGCCCGTTCGGAGAAACGGGTCGACATGATCCTGCGCGTCGCCGCACGCATTTTCGCGCAGCCCGAGTTCGACCATGTCCGCTTCACCTATGTGGGCGCGGGGCCGATGCTGGAGGAATGGCAGCGCCTCGCCCGTGAACTGGGTATCGCGGATCGGGTCCACTTCGCAGGGCATCAGAGCGACCTGCTGCCCTTCTATCGCGAGGCAGACCTGATGGTCCACGCGGCGGAGCGCGAGAGCTTCGGCCTCGTGCTGGCCGAAGCGATGGCCTGCGGGCTTCCCGTGGTGGCCTCGGCCGCAGCCGGTCCTTCGGAGATCGTCGCCGATGGAGAGACCGGTCGCCTGATCGCGCTCGACGACGAGGATGGGTTCGTGGAGGCGGTCGAAGCCTATTTGCGCGACCCCGCACTGATCGCACGGCACGGCGCGGCTGCAAGAGCCCGCGCGGTCGACCGCTTCTCCATGGAGCGGCAGGTGCGCGACATGGCGGCCGCCATTGCCGGGGCGCTGCGCACCTGA
- a CDS encoding oligosaccharide flippase family protein: MTSFRKSLAINFASSSGATVVMFIVSIIVARILTPAEIGIYSIAIVLVNIAHVFREFGVGSYLQRAESLTADKVRSAIGVAYAIALGVAALLFFGSDLVAAWFGHREIAGVMQILSLSFLFIPFSSVALALLLREYDATKISIGTAAGTTAYTIVSIGLALAGWGAASLAWANLANVLATGVVYVWLAPKHMAYLPRFREAGDIVRFGAGALFTNLVKAGNAALPDLILGKLGSARQVGLLSRANSTVNIFMYVAGSAITFGSQTYLSKAHHAKQSLAPLLHRAIALVTAVGWPMLAVTAVAAEDVIVGLYGDQWVDAAPAILPLALMAAIDLTFHYKVPAFNAIGRPYLSSIPLLVTGAARIGLGVMLFTGDIVSFSWALMLATLATAPVWLILQRRYLGTDVLPFLAMLLPSALVAGLCAAIAFATLSLVRMAGVDLPLLRLAIIGVPTTLVWLAALRLLSHPLFDEILLFAGKLGLRPSHNPTQAEAG, from the coding sequence GTGACGTCCTTCCGCAAATCGCTGGCGATCAACTTCGCATCCTCCTCCGGTGCGACCGTGGTGATGTTTATCGTGTCGATCATCGTCGCGCGTATCCTCACCCCGGCGGAGATCGGCATCTATTCGATCGCGATCGTGCTGGTGAACATCGCCCACGTGTTCCGCGAATTCGGAGTGGGCTCCTATCTGCAGCGGGCCGAGAGCCTGACCGCGGACAAGGTCCGCTCCGCCATCGGCGTTGCCTATGCGATCGCCCTCGGTGTCGCCGCGCTGCTGTTCTTCGGCAGCGATCTGGTCGCGGCATGGTTCGGCCACCGCGAAATCGCGGGGGTCATGCAGATCCTGTCGCTCAGCTTCCTGTTCATACCCTTCAGCTCGGTCGCGCTCGCCCTGCTCCTGCGCGAATATGACGCAACGAAGATCTCGATCGGCACGGCGGCGGGCACCACCGCCTACACCATCGTCAGCATCGGGCTGGCGCTTGCGGGCTGGGGAGCGGCCAGCCTGGCGTGGGCGAACCTGGCCAACGTCCTGGCGACCGGAGTCGTCTACGTGTGGCTCGCGCCCAAGCACATGGCCTACCTGCCGCGCTTTCGCGAAGCCGGAGACATCGTGCGCTTCGGCGCGGGCGCGCTGTTCACCAATCTCGTGAAGGCGGGCAACGCCGCCCTGCCCGACCTGATCCTGGGCAAGCTCGGCTCGGCCCGGCAGGTCGGCCTGCTCAGCCGCGCCAACTCCACCGTGAACATCTTCATGTATGTCGCCGGATCGGCGATCACCTTCGGATCGCAGACCTATCTTTCCAAGGCCCATCACGCGAAGCAGTCGCTCGCGCCGCTGCTGCACCGCGCGATCGCACTGGTGACGGCAGTCGGCTGGCCCATGCTCGCGGTGACCGCAGTCGCCGCCGAAGACGTGATTGTGGGGCTGTACGGCGATCAGTGGGTCGATGCGGCGCCCGCCATCCTGCCGCTGGCGCTGATGGCGGCGATCGACCTGACCTTCCATTACAAGGTGCCCGCCTTCAACGCGATCGGGCGGCCCTACCTCTCCTCGATCCCGCTGCTGGTGACGGGTGCCGCGCGAATCGGCCTGGGCGTCATGCTGTTCACGGGCGACATCGTGTCCTTCAGCTGGGCACTGATGCTGGCAACGCTCGCCACCGCGCCGGTCTGGCTGATTCTCCAGCGGCGCTATCTGGGCACCGATGTCCTCCCCTTCCTCGCTATGCTGCTGCCCAGCGCGCTGGTCGCCGGGCTGTGCGCTGCCATCGCCTTCGCCACGCTGAGCCTCGTCCGCATGGCGGGCGTCGACCTTCCGCTGCTGCGCCTCGCGATCATCGGCGTGCCGACCACGCTCGTCTGGCTGGCGGCCCTGCGCCTCCTTTCCCATCCGCTGTTCGACGAGATCCTGCTGTTCGCGGGCAAGCTGGGCCTCCGGCCGTCGCATAATCCTACGCAAGCCGAGGCGGGATAG
- the cobU gene encoding bifunctional adenosylcobinamide kinase/adenosylcobinamide-phosphate guanylyltransferase, with protein MSSLLVLGGARSGKSHYAQQRTELIAGKLVFIGTAQPFDDEMQQRIERHRADRGDRWQTIEAPFDLIDAIRAADRQGDAILIDCLTLWLSNLMLAEMDVPGEELCATLAQCRHPVTIVSNEVGYGIVPENSLARRFRDQAGRLNQRVAQTADTVVLVAAGLPLFLKS; from the coding sequence ATGAGCAGTCTGCTGGTTCTGGGCGGGGCCCGATCGGGCAAGAGCCACTATGCGCAGCAGCGCACCGAGTTGATCGCGGGCAAGCTCGTCTTCATCGGGACCGCGCAGCCGTTCGACGACGAAATGCAGCAGCGGATCGAACGCCATCGGGCCGATCGCGGGGACCGATGGCAAACCATCGAGGCACCTTTCGACCTGATCGATGCGATCCGCGCCGCCGACCGCCAGGGCGACGCAATCCTGATAGATTGCCTCACCCTGTGGCTTTCGAACCTGATGCTGGCGGAAATGGATGTCCCCGGCGAAGAGCTTTGCGCGACCCTCGCCCAATGCAGGCATCCGGTGACCATCGTCTCAAACGAGGTAGGCTACGGGATCGTACCCGAAAACAGCCTCGCCCGGCGTTTTCGCGACCAGGCCGGCAGGCTCAACCAGCGGGTCGCCCAAACCGCCGATACGGTGGTTCTTGTCGCGGCAGGCTTGCCGCTGTTCCTCAAATCTTGA
- a CDS encoding cobyric acid synthase: protein MAGLMLQGTGSDVGKSVLVAGLCRALANRGIAVLPFKPQNMSNNAAVTPEGGEIGRAQALQAVAARAELHVDMNPVLLKPQADHTSQVVVHGRMRGTLGSGSFRQARGALLGEVMESYRRLSARCDIVVVEGAGSPAEINLRAGDIANMGFARAADVPVVLVGDIDRGGVIAALAGTRAVIDPADAAMIRGFIVNKFRGDPALFTDGYAAIEQLTQWRGYGVVPWLAKAHHLPSEDAVVLERAAAASSGPKRIACPILPRIANFDDLDALKSEPSVELVMVPPDTPIPVADMIVLPGSKATIADLVFMREQGWDIDIIAHHRRGGVILGICGGYQMLGRSIGDPEGLEGSAGYADGLGLLAVETVLSSEKRIVQVRGRALSADFDGYEIHVGNTTGPDTARPFGTLDDGRADGAQNAQGNVMGTYCHGLMSSGALRQSLLARIGAQSHGGTHATRVDAALDDIAEVLEDALDIDGLVALAKASLA from the coding sequence ATGGCGGGCCTGATGCTGCAGGGGACAGGCTCGGACGTGGGCAAGTCGGTGCTGGTGGCGGGCCTTTGCCGCGCGCTCGCCAATCGCGGGATCGCGGTGCTGCCGTTCAAGCCGCAGAACATGTCGAACAACGCCGCCGTCACGCCCGAAGGCGGCGAGATCGGGCGGGCGCAGGCGTTGCAGGCGGTTGCCGCGCGGGCGGAGCTGCATGTCGACATGAACCCCGTGCTGCTCAAACCGCAGGCGGACCATACCTCGCAGGTCGTGGTTCATGGCAGGATGCGCGGCACGCTGGGTTCGGGATCGTTCAGGCAGGCGCGGGGTGCCCTGCTGGGCGAAGTGATGGAGAGCTATCGTCGCCTTTCCGCACGGTGCGATATCGTGGTCGTCGAAGGCGCGGGATCCCCGGCGGAGATCAACCTGCGCGCAGGCGACATCGCCAACATGGGCTTTGCCCGCGCTGCCGATGTACCGGTCGTGCTGGTCGGCGATATCGACCGCGGCGGCGTGATCGCGGCGCTGGCCGGCACGCGCGCCGTGATCGACCCCGCCGATGCGGCGATGATCCGCGGCTTCATCGTCAACAAGTTCCGCGGCGATCCCGCGCTGTTCACCGATGGCTACGCGGCCATCGAGCAGCTGACGCAGTGGCGCGGCTATGGCGTGGTGCCGTGGCTCGCCAAAGCGCATCACTTGCCGAGCGAGGATGCGGTCGTCCTCGAACGCGCAGCCGCCGCCAGCAGCGGCCCGAAACGCATCGCCTGCCCGATCCTCCCGCGCATCGCCAATTTCGACGATCTCGATGCGCTGAAGAGCGAACCCTCGGTCGAACTCGTGATGGTGCCGCCCGATACGCCGATCCCGGTTGCCGACATGATCGTTCTGCCTGGTTCCAAGGCGACCATCGCCGACCTGGTGTTCATGCGTGAACAGGGCTGGGACATAGACATCATCGCCCACCACCGGCGCGGCGGCGTCATCCTGGGTATTTGCGGTGGGTACCAGATGCTCGGGCGCAGCATCGGCGATCCTGAGGGGCTCGAAGGATCTGCTGGTTACGCCGACGGGTTGGGTTTGCTGGCCGTGGAAACGGTCCTTTCGAGCGAGAAGCGGATCGTGCAGGTGCGCGGTCGGGCGCTTTCAGCGGATTTCGACGGCTACGAGATCCATGTCGGCAACACGACCGGCCCCGATACGGCGCGGCCCTTCGGCACGCTCGACGACGGACGTGCCGATGGGGCACAAAATGCGCAGGGGAATGTCATGGGCACCTATTGCCATGGTCTGATGTCTTCGGGTGCCTTGCGGCAGTCTCTGCTGGCACGGATCGGTGCCCAATCACATGGCGGCACACACGCCACGCGGGTGGACGCAGCGCTCGACGACATTGCGGAAGTGCTCGAGGATGCGCTCGATATTGATGGTCTCGTCGCCCTGGCAAAGGCAAGTCTGGCATGA
- the cbiB gene encoding adenosylcobinamide-phosphate synthase CbiB: MADPVLAAAMALDAAFGWPGWLYRRVGHPVGGFARIISAGAEILNRSDRSAWQRRLGGIATLLAAVATAGLLAWAAQAIVRQMLGDNGWPVIALLAFPAIAQRSLIDHVRAVSSALASGDLPAARQAVAMIVGRDTTALDEAGVARAAIESLAESFCDGVIAPVFWFAVLGLPGIWMYKAINTADSMIGHLEEPWRDFGWAAARIDDLANFTPARLAAILICIAGLGGWRIMWRDHARHASPNAGWPEAAMAGALGVRLAGPISYDGVGHNKPFIGSGGEATPGDLRRAIRMVSLAWLITLIIAGAFAWRA; the protein is encoded by the coding sequence ATGGCTGATCCGGTGCTCGCGGCGGCGATGGCGCTGGATGCCGCGTTCGGCTGGCCCGGCTGGCTCTACCGGCGTGTGGGGCATCCGGTCGGCGGCTTTGCTCGGATCATCTCGGCTGGCGCGGAGATCCTCAACCGTTCCGACCGCAGCGCATGGCAGCGGCGCCTCGGCGGGATCGCGACTTTGCTCGCGGCCGTGGCGACTGCTGGTCTGCTCGCTTGGGCGGCTCAAGCGATCGTCCGGCAGATGCTGGGCGACAACGGCTGGCCGGTCATCGCGCTTCTCGCATTCCCGGCCATCGCCCAGCGCAGCCTGATCGACCATGTGCGCGCAGTGTCGAGCGCGCTTGCCTCGGGCGATCTTCCTGCGGCGCGGCAGGCAGTGGCAATGATCGTGGGCCGCGATACCACAGCACTGGACGAGGCTGGCGTGGCGCGCGCAGCGATCGAGAGCCTGGCGGAAAGCTTCTGCGACGGGGTGATCGCGCCCGTCTTCTGGTTCGCGGTCCTCGGCTTGCCCGGCATCTGGATGTACAAGGCGATCAACACCGCCGACAGCATGATCGGCCATCTAGAAGAGCCGTGGCGCGATTTCGGCTGGGCGGCCGCACGGATCGACGATCTCGCGAATTTCACGCCCGCACGCCTCGCCGCGATCCTGATCTGCATCGCCGGGCTTGGCGGCTGGCGCATCATGTGGCGCGACCATGCGCGCCACGCATCGCCCAATGCCGGCTGGCCCGAGGCGGCGATGGCAGGCGCCCTTGGCGTTCGCCTTGCCGGGCCGATCAGCTACGACGGGGTCGGGCATAACAAGCCCTTCATCGGCAGCGGCGGCGAGGCGACGCCGGGCGATCTTCGCAGGGCAATCCGGATGGTATCGCTCGCCTGGCTCATCACGCTTATCATTGCGGGAGCATTTGCATGGCGGGCCTGA
- the cobD gene encoding threonine-phosphate decarboxylase CobD, whose protein sequence is MSGAFDWHGGRLDDACAHFGGTREEWLDLSTGINPCPWPVPGDLEPYWHALPDPSALARMEGMAAQYFGVDPSLCCAMPGSEIGLRLIAAILGLPGRYLEPSYRTHAAMFAQAHSVKAPRADDLANALVIANPNNPDGRVTSLATLRDWLALQEAAGGWLIVDEAFADTMPQISMAPEVDRARRLIVLRSFGKFFGLAGVRLGFAIAPSDVISALRDLLGDWPLSGAALAIGEHAYADSAWIDTTRAALAARAAQFDRMLSQHGMEPQGASPLFRLVRAESAGAQFDRLARHRILTRPFANRPDWLRFGVPADEAQMQRVARALGDG, encoded by the coding sequence ATGAGCGGCGCGTTCGACTGGCATGGCGGCAGGCTCGACGACGCCTGCGCGCATTTCGGCGGAACGAGGGAAGAGTGGCTCGACCTGTCGACCGGGATCAATCCGTGCCCCTGGCCGGTGCCGGGCGATCTGGAACCCTACTGGCATGCTTTGCCCGATCCTTCGGCGCTGGCCCGGATGGAGGGGATGGCCGCGCAGTATTTCGGCGTCGATCCATCGCTGTGCTGCGCGATGCCGGGCAGCGAGATCGGGCTGCGGCTGATTGCCGCGATCCTCGGCCTGCCGGGGCGCTATCTCGAGCCGTCCTATCGGACGCACGCCGCGATGTTCGCGCAGGCGCATTCTGTAAAAGCGCCCCGCGCCGACGACTTGGCGAATGCTCTCGTCATCGCCAATCCCAACAACCCCGATGGTCGCGTCACCTCGCTCGCGACGCTGCGCGACTGGCTGGCGCTGCAGGAGGCGGCCGGCGGCTGGCTGATCGTGGACGAGGCTTTCGCGGACACCATGCCGCAGATCAGCATGGCGCCCGAAGTCGACCGCGCGCGCCGACTTATCGTGCTGCGATCCTTCGGCAAGTTTTTCGGGCTGGCGGGTGTAAGATTGGGCTTCGCGATCGCGCCGTCGGACGTCATCTCCGCCCTGCGCGATCTGCTCGGCGACTGGCCCTTATCGGGCGCGGCACTCGCAATCGGCGAACACGCCTATGCCGATAGCGCATGGATCGACACGACGCGCGCCGCGCTGGCCGCTCGCGCCGCGCAGTTCGACCGGATGCTCTCGCAACATGGCATGGAGCCGCAGGGCGCTTCGCCGCTGTTCCGGCTCGTCCGCGCGGAGAGCGCGGGTGCGCAGTTCGATCGCCTTGCCCGGCATCGCATCCTCACCCGCCCTTTCGCCAATCGGCCCGACTGGTTGCGTTTCGGCGTCCCGGCCGACGAAGCGCAGATGCAGCGCGTTGCAAGGGCGCTGGGCGATGGCTGA
- a CDS encoding adenosylcobinamide-GDP ribazoletransferase: MKSLILAIQFMTRVPLPAVAADMRDMAGAMRWFPLTGVIVGLAVWGGVWAGGLVDPLVAGAAGLIAWAAITGALHLDGLGDVADASGGAHKDASRISEILADPHIGSFGVVAIGLQLCAKLALLSALSSGGDLWVLPAICCIARMGPLLWAKYLAPLHEGMGTQFAMALRWYDLMGWIIIAAILCGLAPAFLVAVPATGLWALWVRSRLGGISGDSHGAGIEIVETVLLLAWLAAS, translated from the coding sequence ATGAAATCGCTCATCCTCGCCATCCAATTCATGACCCGCGTGCCGCTGCCTGCGGTCGCCGCGGACATGCGCGATATGGCGGGCGCGATGCGCTGGTTCCCGCTGACAGGCGTGATCGTGGGGCTCGCGGTGTGGGGCGGCGTATGGGCGGGCGGATTGGTCGATCCGCTGGTCGCGGGTGCGGCGGGGCTTATCGCCTGGGCGGCGATCACCGGTGCGCTTCATCTCGATGGCCTGGGCGACGTGGCCGATGCTTCGGGCGGGGCGCACAAGGACGCCAGCCGGATCTCGGAGATACTCGCCGATCCGCATATCGGCAGTTTCGGAGTGGTCGCCATCGGCTTGCAGCTGTGCGCCAAGCTTGCGTTGCTCTCGGCGCTGTCGAGCGGGGGCGATCTCTGGGTGTTGCCCGCGATCTGCTGCATTGCCCGGATGGGCCCTCTGCTGTGGGCCAAGTATTTGGCGCCGCTGCATGAGGGCATGGGTACGCAGTTCGCCATGGCGCTGCGCTGGTACGATCTGATGGGCTGGATCATTATCGCCGCGATCCTCTGCGGGCTTGCGCCCGCCTTTCTGGTGGCGGTTCCGGCGACAGGGCTGTGGGCGCTCTGGGTCCGTTCGCGCTTGGGCGGCATATCGGGTGATAGCCACGGCGCGGGTATCGAGATTGTCGAGACCGTGTTGCTGCTCGCCTGGCTCGCCGCATCATGA
- a CDS encoding histidine phosphatase family protein: MKPFDLHLLRHAPPLRTGLMLGHHDEPVAPGAHRELIDRASSLGAEEIVTSDLTRAQDGARLISDACALPLRVDRRWRELGFGKWDSKPSAAVDPQHLQAFWSDPDANPPPDGERWSEFRNRIRDAIAELDRTAIVVSHAGAMRAAVSVLTGLDHRAVWAFDLSYGALLSIRVWRGEGSEPASGQIVGLRT; the protein is encoded by the coding sequence GTGAAGCCGTTCGACCTCCATCTGCTGCGCCACGCCCCCCCGCTGCGCACCGGGCTGATGCTGGGCCATCATGATGAGCCGGTGGCCCCGGGCGCGCACCGGGAACTGATCGATCGGGCTTCGAGCCTGGGCGCTGAAGAGATCGTCACGTCCGATCTCACCCGCGCACAAGATGGCGCGCGGCTCATCTCCGATGCATGCGCGCTGCCGCTCAGGGTGGATCGCCGCTGGCGGGAGCTGGGTTTCGGCAAGTGGGACAGCAAGCCGTCCGCGGCGGTCGATCCCCAGCACCTGCAGGCCTTCTGGTCCGATCCGGACGCGAACCCGCCGCCGGATGGGGAGCGCTGGAGCGAGTTCAGAAACCGGATCCGCGATGCCATCGCCGAGCTGGACAGAACCGCCATCGTGGTCTCGCATGCCGGGGCGATGCGGGCGGCGGTCTCGGTTCTCACGGGGCTGGATCATCGCGCCGTCTGGGCGTTCGACCTGTCCTATGGCGCGTTGCTCTCGATCCGCGTCTGGCGCGGCGAGGGGAGCGAACCGGCAAGCGGACAGATCGTCGGCCTGCGCACATGA
- the cobT gene encoding nicotinate-nucleotide--dimethylbenzimidazole phosphoribosyltransferase, with product MTAFADPAAFAHALATLPEPDPKGRAAASARQAELTKPAGSLGRLEEIAVFMAGWQGTLRPKADRIDVVVFAGNHGCAAQGVSAFPTEVTAQMVANFEHGGAAINALSRACGASLAVIPLDLDAPTADISRAPAMSEAECLDALNRGAAAVPDGCELFIPGEMGIGNTTPAAALCAAALGGKAEAWVGRGTGVDDAILARKRALVDNALALHGTACTNAFETLRRLGGREIAAMAGAVLAARHRRIPVMLDGFIGCAAIAPLAAEAPAIVDHCLAAHRSAENAHGRLLDALGLDPLLALDMRLGEGSGAAVAAQIVRSALTAHDRMATFAEAAVAGAT from the coding sequence ATGACCGCTTTCGCCGATCCCGCCGCGTTCGCGCACGCGCTCGCCACGTTGCCCGAGCCCGATCCGAAGGGGCGCGCCGCCGCGAGCGCGCGGCAGGCGGAGCTGACCAAACCGGCGGGTTCACTCGGCAGGCTGGAGGAGATCGCGGTCTTCATGGCGGGCTGGCAGGGCACGCTCCGACCCAAGGCGGATCGGATCGATGTCGTGGTCTTCGCGGGCAATCATGGCTGCGCGGCGCAAGGCGTCAGCGCCTTTCCCACCGAGGTGACCGCCCAGATGGTCGCGAACTTCGAACACGGGGGGGCAGCGATCAACGCGCTTAGCCGTGCCTGCGGGGCGAGCCTTGCGGTGATCCCGCTCGACCTCGACGCGCCGACCGCCGACATTTCGCGCGCACCCGCGATGAGCGAGGCGGAATGCCTCGACGCGCTGAACCGCGGGGCAGCCGCAGTGCCGGATGGATGCGAGCTGTTCATTCCCGGCGAGATGGGCATCGGCAATACCACCCCCGCTGCGGCATTGTGCGCCGCCGCGCTGGGCGGCAAGGCCGAGGCATGGGTCGGACGGGGCACCGGCGTCGACGATGCGATCCTCGCCCGCAAGCGCGCGCTCGTCGACAATGCGCTGGCCCTGCATGGCACCGCATGTACCAATGCCTTCGAAACGCTGCGCCGGCTCGGCGGGCGCGAGATTGCGGCGATGGCGGGAGCGGTTCTCGCCGCGCGCCACAGGCGCATTCCGGTAATGCTCGACGGGTTCATCGGCTGCGCGGCCATCGCACCACTCGCGGCAGAGGCACCGGCCATCGTCGATCACTGCCTCGCGGCGCACCGTTCCGCCGAGAATGCACATGGTCGCCTGCTCGACGCGCTCGGGCTCGATCCGCTGCTCGCGCTCGACATGCGACTGGGCGAAGGCTCGGGCGCGGCGGTCGCGGCGCAGATCGTCCGCTCCGCGCTGACCGCGCATGACCGGATGGCGACCTTCGCCGAAGCTGCGGTGGCGGGGGCGACGTGA
- a CDS encoding DUF1636 domain-containing protein, translated as MTLAPASSGASVVVCSTCRLSADRREDDDGQRGGARLAQALREAQGASERYADIAIEEMPCLFACQRHCIVHVRAPGKIAYVLGDFAPDSESAEAILEYTAHHAQSEHGKVAFANWPAGVKGHFIVRVPPERKVAT; from the coding sequence GTGACGCTGGCGCCTGCCAGCAGCGGCGCGTCTGTCGTCGTGTGCAGCACCTGCCGCCTGTCCGCCGATCGTCGCGAAGACGACGACGGGCAGCGCGGCGGCGCGCGCCTCGCGCAGGCGCTGCGCGAGGCACAGGGCGCGAGCGAACGATATGCCGACATCGCGATCGAAGAGATGCCGTGCCTGTTCGCCTGTCAGCGGCACTGCATCGTGCATGTGCGCGCGCCGGGCAAGATCGCGTATGTCCTCGGCGACTTCGCGCCCGACAGCGAGAGCGCCGAGGCGATCCTCGAATACACCGCGCATCACGCCCAAAGCGAGCATGGCAAGGTCGCTTTTGCGAACTGGCCTGCAGGGGTGAAGGGCCACTTCATCGTGCGCGTGCCGCCCGAACGAAAGGTCGCGACATGA